One part of the Halostagnicola larsenii XH-48 genome encodes these proteins:
- a CDS encoding universal stress protein, whose protein sequence is MYDRLLLPTDMSPGVDRAIEHAIDAAERYDAELHVLYVVDADAYSSYPDDEYVHEFEGLEHALEQAGRDAVESIIERASDAGLETVSEIRHGVPHEEILEYADEVETGLTVVGTKNRSGDYRRLLGSVAERVARLSDQPVTVVKTPVDGE, encoded by the coding sequence ATGTACGACCGATTGTTACTGCCGACCGACATGAGCCCCGGTGTCGACCGAGCAATCGAGCACGCGATCGATGCTGCCGAACGGTACGACGCCGAACTGCACGTCCTGTATGTCGTGGACGCCGACGCGTACAGTTCCTATCCGGACGACGAGTACGTCCACGAGTTCGAAGGCCTCGAGCACGCGCTCGAGCAGGCCGGTCGCGACGCAGTCGAGTCGATCATCGAACGGGCGTCCGATGCCGGACTCGAGACGGTAAGCGAGATCCGACACGGCGTTCCGCACGAGGAAATCCTCGAGTACGCCGACGAAGTCGAAACCGGGCTCACGGTCGTCGGAACGAAAAACCGGTCCGGAGATTATCGACGACTGCTCGGCAGCGTGGCCGAGCGCGTTGCTCGACTATCGGACCAACCCGTTACGGTCGTGAAGACGCCCGTCGACGGGGAGTGA
- the pstA gene encoding phosphate ABC transporter permease PstA, giving the protein MSTDTDQTATGGSSFGRVSRTKDVAFRWLTLGAALFGILALAVLLANVVVDAVGWLNWGFLTGMPSFSNPYQAGFFPAIVGSIALMALIALITFPLGVGAAIYLEEYASDGYLTRFIQLNIANLAGVPSVVYGLLGLGLFVGLLNIGFGTLLVAGFTVGLLILPIIIISAQEAIRSVPDSQRQASYGMGATKWQTIRNVVLPRAMPGILTGTILALGRAIGETAPLIMIGAPTAVFGVPNSLLSKISAMPMQIYTWADQPEMEFQYGVVAAGVVTLLVILLSINSIAILIRNRYQQRDS; this is encoded by the coding sequence ATGTCGACCGATACCGACCAGACCGCCACCGGCGGATCTAGCTTCGGTCGCGTAAGCCGAACCAAAGACGTCGCGTTCCGCTGGCTCACACTCGGAGCGGCACTGTTCGGCATCCTCGCACTCGCAGTGTTGCTGGCCAACGTCGTCGTCGATGCCGTTGGCTGGTTAAACTGGGGCTTTCTCACCGGGATGCCGAGCTTCAGTAACCCGTATCAGGCGGGATTCTTCCCCGCGATCGTCGGCTCGATCGCGCTAATGGCGCTGATCGCACTGATCACGTTCCCACTCGGCGTCGGCGCGGCGATCTACCTCGAGGAGTATGCAAGCGACGGCTACCTCACGCGGTTCATCCAACTCAATATCGCCAACCTCGCGGGCGTCCCGTCGGTCGTCTATGGACTGCTGGGACTCGGCCTGTTCGTGGGCCTGTTGAACATCGGATTCGGGACGTTGCTCGTTGCTGGCTTTACGGTCGGATTGCTCATCCTGCCGATCATCATTATTTCGGCTCAGGAAGCGATCCGTTCCGTGCCCGACTCCCAACGACAGGCCAGCTACGGGATGGGGGCGACGAAGTGGCAGACGATCCGCAACGTCGTCTTGCCACGAGCGATGCCCGGCATCCTCACGGGAACGATCCTCGCGCTCGGCCGCGCGATCGGCGAGACCGCACCGCTGATCATGATCGGTGCGCCGACGGCAGTCTTCGGCGTTCCGAACAGCCTCCTCAGTAAGATCAGTGCAATGCCCATGCAGATCTACACCTGGGCGGACCAACCCGAAATGGAGTTCCAGTACGGCGTCGTCGCGGCTGGCGTGGTGACGCTGCTGGTCATCCTCCTGTCGATCAACTCAATTGCGATTCTCATTCGGAACCGGTACCAACAGAGGGATTCCTAA
- a CDS encoding AI-2E family transporter, translating to MNLNKGFVLALVGALLVLAILLVEPFLQYVLGAVLLAYTLYPIQIRLEEYTSSMIAALSLVTLAVVGFVTPFVLVVASIMGDATRILRNVEIESVQIAEIESLIQEYTGQNIDIVGELSGSGQRIQAVVFEQSAEVFNSITHFVIGIALGLFLVYYLLKDGDKLVDWLYRTVPLPVDIQRDLHDEIGDMMWAVLFGHVFVAVVQGGVAGVGFFATGIPNATFWTVVMMVFAMVPLVGAIPIWGGAVVYLFVSSEPLFATALFVYCVIVVGLTDDYLRPFAVDRYADLNPAVILLGILGGAYAFGIMGLFFGPIILGGLKATLGIVSDSWSRLDNGQ from the coding sequence ATGAACCTCAATAAAGGATTTGTTCTTGCCCTCGTCGGCGCTCTTCTCGTGTTGGCAATTTTGCTCGTCGAGCCATTTCTCCAGTACGTCCTTGGTGCGGTACTCCTCGCGTACACACTCTATCCAATCCAGATCCGTCTCGAAGAATACACGTCGTCGATGATCGCCGCACTTTCTCTCGTGACTCTCGCCGTCGTTGGATTTGTCACTCCGTTCGTCTTGGTCGTTGCATCCATCATGGGTGACGCGACGCGTATTCTCCGAAATGTCGAAATAGAATCCGTTCAAATAGCGGAGATCGAATCTCTCATCCAGGAGTACACTGGGCAAAATATCGATATCGTGGGAGAACTCTCCGGTTCAGGACAGAGGATACAAGCGGTGGTCTTCGAGCAGTCAGCCGAAGTGTTCAACTCGATCACCCATTTCGTGATCGGGATCGCGCTGGGTCTCTTTCTTGTGTATTACCTACTCAAAGACGGCGACAAACTGGTCGACTGGCTCTATCGAACGGTTCCACTTCCAGTAGACATCCAGCGTGACCTCCACGACGAAATCGGCGACATGATGTGGGCCGTTCTCTTCGGGCACGTCTTCGTCGCCGTCGTGCAGGGTGGCGTTGCTGGAGTTGGATTCTTTGCAACCGGTATTCCCAACGCAACGTTTTGGACGGTCGTCATGATGGTTTTCGCGATGGTTCCGCTCGTCGGCGCGATTCCCATCTGGGGCGGCGCTGTCGTCTATCTGTTCGTTTCAAGCGAGCCGTTGTTCGCCACCGCGTTGTTCGTCTATTGTGTCATCGTTGTCGGACTCACTGACGACTATCTTCGTCCTTTCGCAGTCGACCGGTACGCAGACCTCAATCCCGCCGTTATTCTCCTCGGCATCCTTGGCGGTGCGTACGCATTCGGGATCATGGGTCTGTTCTTCGGCCCTATTATCCTCGGCGGATTGAAGGCGACCCTCGGAATCGTTTCCGATAGCTGGAGCAGACTCGACAACGGGCAATAG
- the pstC gene encoding phosphate ABC transporter permease subunit PstC codes for MSAPDITHDNARSVRGVAFKYVFAVCAFLSILTTVAIVLTLLYDAVDFFAVVSPLEFFSGTEWTPSNDLYGVWPLISGTVTITIGSALIALPIGLLTAIYLSEYASDRRRAYLKPALEVLAGVPTVVYGYFALVYITPVFDRFLPIGTFNALSASIMVGIMIIPMVSSISEDAMSSVPDSLRQASYGLGATKFTVSTSVVVPAALSGILSSYILALSRAIGETMIVAVAAGQTPRMAELTDPAGMFLESVQTMTAAMVQIGASDVVGQSTQYKSLFAVGLTLFVITFAMNLFSEWVSSRYREVYR; via the coding sequence ATGAGCGCACCGGATATCACACACGACAACGCTCGCTCCGTTCGCGGAGTCGCGTTCAAGTACGTCTTTGCAGTGTGTGCGTTCCTCTCGATTCTGACGACCGTTGCGATCGTCCTGACGCTTTTATACGATGCCGTCGACTTCTTCGCGGTCGTTTCGCCACTCGAGTTCTTCTCGGGAACGGAATGGACACCCTCGAACGATCTTTACGGCGTCTGGCCGCTGATCTCCGGAACGGTTACGATTACGATCGGCTCGGCGTTGATCGCCCTCCCGATCGGACTTCTAACGGCAATCTATCTGAGCGAATACGCCTCGGATCGACGGCGGGCGTACCTCAAACCCGCACTCGAGGTGCTTGCGGGCGTTCCGACGGTCGTCTACGGATACTTCGCACTAGTATACATCACGCCCGTGTTCGATCGGTTCCTCCCGATCGGGACGTTCAACGCGCTCTCGGCCTCGATCATGGTCGGCATCATGATCATTCCGATGGTCTCCTCGATCAGCGAGGACGCGATGAGTTCGGTACCCGATTCGTTGCGCCAAGCGAGTTACGGCCTCGGCGCGACGAAGTTCACCGTTTCAACGTCGGTCGTCGTTCCGGCGGCGCTTTCGGGGATCCTCTCCTCGTACATTCTGGCGCTCTCTCGAGCCATCGGCGAGACGATGATCGTGGCGGTCGCTGCAGGGCAGACCCCACGTATGGCCGAACTGACCGACCCCGCCGGAATGTTCCTCGAGTCGGTGCAGACGATGACCGCCGCGATGGTGCAGATCGGAGCCAGCGACGTCGTCGGCCAGTCGACTCAGTACAAGAGCCTCTTCGCGGTGGGGCTGACGCTGTTCGTGATCACGTTCGCAATGAATCTATTCAGCGAGTGGGTATCCTCGCGCTACAGGGAGGTGTATCGCTGA
- a CDS encoding CobW family GTP-binding protein: protein MTDADAIPVTVVSGYLGAGKTTLLNHVLSNPGDRRVAVIVNDMGEVNIDAELIARANDEEGIVDLSNGCICCQLQGDLLEEAARLAESRAFDHLLVESSGISEPIPVAQVFTEGTDESDGDPTDLFRLDTMVTVLDTYGFWKEFDAGERLPGAAEPDDDRPLSEVLVEGIEFCDVLLYNKVDMVPDDVLGEIEAVVTRLQPRAKQIRTTYAEVDPDVVLDTGRFDFEAARRAQGWKRHLRGDGHDHGDGEGDDHDEGGGHDHGGEDLTSAAERHGVSSFVFRSIRPFHPERLATWLEDWDGAIVRAKGVCHVAGREEVIGVSQAGPSVRAGPIGEWRKDDERRTQLVFIGREMNEGRIREELEACTVDDDEPAYEPTTDPFPL, encoded by the coding sequence ATGACAGATGCCGACGCGATACCCGTGACCGTCGTCAGCGGCTACCTCGGCGCGGGCAAAACGACGCTGCTCAATCACGTGCTTTCGAACCCGGGAGACCGACGGGTAGCAGTGATCGTCAACGATATGGGTGAGGTAAACATCGACGCGGAACTGATCGCGCGTGCAAACGACGAGGAGGGAATCGTCGACCTCTCGAACGGCTGTATCTGCTGTCAGTTGCAGGGGGATCTCCTTGAGGAGGCGGCGCGGCTGGCCGAGAGCCGCGCGTTCGACCACCTGCTGGTCGAGTCCTCGGGGATCAGCGAACCGATCCCCGTCGCGCAGGTGTTCACCGAGGGTACGGACGAGAGCGACGGAGATCCGACGGACCTGTTCCGACTGGACACGATGGTAACCGTGCTCGATACGTACGGCTTCTGGAAAGAGTTCGACGCCGGAGAGCGATTGCCCGGGGCCGCAGAACCCGACGATGACCGCCCGCTGAGCGAGGTTCTCGTGGAGGGAATCGAGTTCTGCGACGTCCTGTTGTACAACAAGGTCGACATGGTTCCCGACGACGTACTCGGGGAGATCGAGGCGGTCGTCACCCGGCTCCAGCCGCGGGCGAAGCAGATCCGGACGACCTACGCCGAGGTGGATCCGGACGTCGTCCTCGATACCGGCCGCTTCGACTTCGAGGCGGCGCGGCGCGCACAGGGGTGGAAACGTCACCTGCGTGGCGACGGACACGATCATGGTGACGGCGAGGGGGACGATCACGACGAGGGCGGGGGGCACGATCACGGTGGCGAGGATCTGACGAGCGCCGCCGAGCGCCACGGCGTCTCGTCGTTCGTCTTCCGGTCGATTCGGCCGTTCCACCCCGAACGACTCGCGACGTGGCTCGAGGACTGGGACGGAGCGATCGTCCGGGCGAAAGGCGTCTGTCACGTCGCGGGCCGCGAGGAGGTGATCGGCGTCAGTCAGGCCGGTCCATCGGTCAGGGCCGGCCCGATCGGCGAGTGGCGCAAAGACGACGAGCGTCGCACCCAACTGGTGTTCATCGGTCGAGAGATGAACGAGGGGCGGATCCGCGAGGAACTCGAGGCGTGTACGGTCGACGACGACGAACCCGCTTACGAGCCGACGACCGATCCGTTTCCGCTGTAG
- the pstB gene encoding phosphate ABC transporter ATP-binding protein PstB, with protein sequence MPQDSATSTENEPLNGQQATPTPGTDGLGDGSNVSNEATGTDRVLLEARDLDVYYGDDQALNGINLPIPEKKVTALIGPSGCGKSTFLRSINRMNDLIDICRVDGEFEFGGKNVYDDDVDPVALRRKIGMVFQKPNPFPKSIYDNVAYGLRVQGEDDGNLDDQVQQALERAALWDEVKDQLDSSGLDLSGGQQQRLCIARAIAPDPEVILMDEPASALDPVATSKIEDLITDLSEQYTVVIVTHNMQQAARISDRTAVFLTGGNLVEFDETSKIFENPESDRVEDYITGKFG encoded by the coding sequence ATGCCACAAGATTCAGCCACTTCCACGGAAAACGAACCGCTCAACGGTCAGCAAGCCACACCGACGCCGGGCACCGACGGCCTCGGCGACGGATCGAACGTATCGAACGAGGCCACCGGCACCGACCGAGTACTCCTCGAGGCACGCGACCTCGATGTCTACTACGGCGATGATCAAGCGCTCAACGGGATCAACCTGCCAATTCCGGAAAAGAAGGTGACGGCGCTCATCGGCCCCTCGGGCTGTGGAAAGTCGACGTTCCTGCGATCGATCAACCGCATGAACGACCTGATCGATATCTGCCGCGTCGACGGCGAGTTCGAGTTCGGCGGCAAGAACGTCTATGATGACGATGTCGATCCGGTTGCACTCCGTCGCAAAATTGGGATGGTATTCCAGAAGCCGAATCCGTTTCCCAAGTCGATCTACGACAACGTCGCCTACGGCCTGCGGGTGCAGGGTGAGGACGACGGCAACCTAGACGACCAGGTCCAACAGGCCTTAGAACGCGCCGCGCTGTGGGACGAAGTAAAGGATCAACTTGATTCCTCGGGGCTCGACCTCTCGGGCGGACAACAACAGCGACTGTGCATCGCACGCGCGATTGCCCCGGACCCGGAGGTTATTTTGATGGACGAGCCGGCAAGCGCACTCGACCCGGTTGCAACCTCGAAAATCGAAGATCTGATTACCGACCTCTCCGAGCAGTACACGGTCGTCATCGTCACCCACAACATGCAACAGGCCGCGCGCATCTCCGATCGCACGGCCGTCTTCCTCACGGGCGGCAATCTCGTTGAGTTCGACGAAACCTCGAAGATCTTCGAGAACCCCGAAAGCGACCGCGTCGAAGATTACATCACCGGCAAGTTCGGGTAG
- a CDS encoding glutathione-independent formaldehyde dehydrogenase, with the protein MDAVVYQGPHDVAVEAVDEPEIEHENDVLVDITTTAICGSDLHMYEGRTAADPGIVFGHENMGTVSEVGDAVTSLEVGDRVVMPFNVACGFCRNCENGYTGFCTNVNPGFAGGAYGYVAMGPYKGGQAEKLRVPFADFNALKLPEGDVHEDSFALLADIFPTGWHGTRLANLEPGESIAIFGAGPVGLMAAYSAKIQGASEIYVVDRVESRLEMAEDHCDARAINFEESDPVEQIKDVHGGGVDKGVDAVGYQAIDPETDPGDEAYDPARENPAVVLNQLIQTVRPTGQLGIPGLYVPSDPGAPDEMAAQGRLGIDFGKLFEKGLKLGTGQCNVKQYNRELRDMIIEGRADPSWVVSQRVDLERAPEMYEKFDEREEGVIKVLLEP; encoded by the coding sequence ATGGACGCCGTCGTCTATCAGGGACCGCACGACGTAGCCGTCGAAGCGGTCGATGAACCGGAGATTGAACACGAAAACGACGTGCTCGTCGACATAACGACCACGGCGATCTGCGGTTCGGATCTCCACATGTACGAGGGCCGAACCGCGGCCGACCCCGGGATCGTCTTCGGACACGAGAACATGGGAACCGTAAGCGAGGTCGGCGACGCCGTCACGTCGCTCGAGGTCGGCGACAGGGTCGTGATGCCGTTCAACGTCGCCTGCGGGTTCTGCCGGAACTGTGAGAACGGTTACACCGGCTTTTGCACCAACGTCAACCCAGGCTTCGCCGGCGGCGCGTACGGGTACGTCGCGATGGGGCCGTACAAGGGCGGACAGGCCGAGAAACTGCGCGTGCCGTTCGCGGACTTCAACGCGCTCAAACTCCCCGAGGGAGACGTACACGAGGATTCCTTCGCGCTTCTGGCCGACATCTTCCCGACTGGATGGCACGGAACGCGACTCGCGAACCTAGAGCCAGGCGAATCGATCGCGATTTTCGGGGCCGGCCCGGTCGGTCTGATGGCCGCCTACAGCGCCAAGATCCAGGGTGCGTCGGAGATATATGTCGTCGACCGGGTCGAGAGCCGCCTCGAGATGGCAGAAGACCACTGCGACGCCCGCGCGATCAACTTCGAGGAGAGCGATCCCGTCGAACAGATCAAAGATGTCCACGGCGGCGGCGTCGACAAGGGCGTCGACGCGGTGGGGTATCAGGCGATCGACCCCGAAACGGATCCGGGCGACGAGGCGTACGACCCGGCCCGCGAGAATCCTGCGGTCGTGCTCAACCAACTCATCCAGACGGTTCGCCCGACCGGGCAACTCGGCATTCCGGGACTGTACGTTCCTTCGGATCCCGGCGCGCCAGACGAGATGGCGGCGCAGGGTCGGCTCGGTATCGACTTCGGCAAGCTATTCGAGAAGGGGCTAAAGCTGGGCACCGGGCAGTGTAACGTCAAGCAGTACAACCGAGAACTGCGGGATATGATCATCGAGGGCCGGGCCGACCCCAGCTGGGTCGTCTCCCAACGCGTCGACTTAGAGCGCGCGCCGGAGATGTACGAGAAGTTCGACGAGCGCGAGGAGGGCGTCATCAAAGTCCTGCTCGAGCCGTAG
- a CDS encoding DUF1059 domain-containing protein, which yields MNRKSGYVRNATETIERACEHCEWHAVGDTHPELAKRYQDHLRDDHPSVWLRK from the coding sequence ATGAATCGAAAGAGCGGTTACGTTCGCAACGCGACCGAAACGATCGAACGGGCCTGCGAGCACTGCGAGTGGCACGCGGTCGGAGACACCCACCCGGAGCTGGCCAAGCGGTATCAGGACCACCTCCGCGACGATCACCCCTCCGTGTGGCTGCGAAAATAA
- a CDS encoding PstS family phosphate ABC transporter substrate-binding protein produces MSKDTTGPSVGINRRKFLAGASLAGVTGLSGCIGTFAGAAKEVRIAGSSTVFPITSVISSSFSEDRNDVTVSISMTGTGGGFSNFFCPNMTDINNASREIADADIEQCAENSVEPVEFTIATDALTVVTHPEADWVDCVTVEELRELWREGGAQRWSDVRDEWPDEEIEFFGSATTSGTHEYFVEAIIGEEETHRTDYRGTERDRSIVQGVRGSQYSIGYFGFAYYDENPDQIKALGIDDGDGCVEPSLEAAMDGEYTPLSRNLYIYVAKESLERPEVQDFVRYYLERSSTDLVNEVGYVPVTEDVRDENLEKLDRNIEEVTA; encoded by the coding sequence ATGTCGAAAGACACCACTGGGCCGTCGGTTGGAATCAACCGGCGGAAATTTTTGGCCGGCGCAAGTCTCGCGGGCGTGACGGGACTGTCCGGTTGTATTGGAACGTTTGCTGGCGCGGCAAAGGAGGTGAGAATTGCTGGAAGTTCGACCGTGTTCCCGATCACCTCGGTGATATCGTCATCGTTTTCCGAGGATCGAAACGACGTGACCGTCTCGATCAGTATGACGGGAACAGGGGGCGGCTTCTCGAACTTCTTTTGCCCCAACATGACGGACATCAACAATGCAAGCCGAGAAATAGCCGATGCCGACATAGAACAGTGCGCAGAAAACAGTGTTGAACCAGTCGAATTTACAATCGCAACTGATGCGTTGACGGTAGTCACCCATCCTGAAGCGGATTGGGTGGACTGCGTAACCGTCGAGGAACTGCGTGAACTCTGGCGCGAAGGGGGTGCCCAGCGCTGGAGCGACGTTCGTGATGAGTGGCCCGACGAAGAGATCGAGTTTTTCGGCTCCGCGACGACCTCAGGAACACATGAGTACTTCGTCGAGGCGATCATCGGCGAAGAGGAGACTCACCGAACGGACTACCGCGGCACCGAGCGCGACCGTTCTATCGTACAGGGTGTCCGAGGGAGCCAGTACTCCATCGGTTACTTCGGATTCGCCTACTACGACGAAAACCCCGACCAGATCAAGGCCCTCGGAATCGACGACGGCGACGGGTGCGTCGAGCCGTCACTCGAGGCGGCGATGGACGGCGAGTATACGCCGCTGTCGCGAAACCTGTACATCTACGTCGCCAAAGAATCGCTCGAGCGCCCCGAAGTTCAGGACTTCGTCCGATACTACCTCGAGCGCTCGTCGACAGATCTCGTCAACGAGGTCGGGTACGTCCCGGTCACCGAAGACGTCCGCGACGAGAACCTCGAGAAACTCGACAGAAATATCGAGGAGGTGACGGCCTGA